Proteins encoded in a region of the Halarcobacter mediterraneus genome:
- a CDS encoding c-type cytochrome, whose translation MKSMVIGGIILIVALIAGTYIVAGDALSSDISVENSLTFLGAIAIITITVFVALKYVNQIKNDTASGELADENWDGIGEYKNPIPTGWGLAFIGTIIWLFWYWTIGYPTNGFSQIGQWNEEVNDYNTRFASKFENPSEDTLVAMGESTYLVQCAPCHGVDAEGINGKAHNLTNRMAKDQVEYIIKNGANNFANAYPAGMPPMMLTEQADIDAVSSYVAGGFKGEQPAAYAVCASCHGADGKGMPYVGPNIVEYDDAIVTTVLENGKKGSIGMMPNFKGRLNPTQEKAVAAYIRSLGE comes from the coding sequence ATGAAATCTATGGTAATAGGTGGAATTATTCTTATCGTTGCTCTAATCGCAGGAACTTACATTGTTGCGGGTGATGCGTTAAGTAGCGATATTTCAGTTGAGAATAGTTTAACATTTTTAGGTGCTATTGCAATTATTACTATTACAGTATTTGTAGCTTTAAAATATGTTAACCAAATCAAAAATGATACAGCTAGTGGTGAATTAGCTGATGAAAACTGGGATGGTATTGGAGAGTATAAAAATCCAATTCCTACAGGTTGGGGATTAGCTTTTATAGGAACAATTATCTGGTTATTTTGGTACTGGACTATTGGTTATCCTACAAATGGATTCTCACAAATTGGTCAATGGAATGAAGAAGTAAATGATTATAATACTAGATTTGCTTCAAAATTTGAAAATCCATCAGAAGATACTTTAGTTGCAATGGGTGAGTCAACATATTTAGTTCAATGTGCACCTTGTCATGGTGTTGATGCTGAAGGTATTAATGGTAAGGCTCATAACTTAACAAATAGAATGGCTAAAGATCAAGTTGAATATATCATTAAAAATGGTGCAAACAACTTTGCTAATGCTTATCCAGCAGGTATGCCTCCTATGATGTTAACTGAACAAGCTGATATTGATGCAGTTTCTTCATATGTTGCAGGTGGATTTAAAGGTGAACAACCAGCAGCATATGCAGTATGTGCTTCTTGTCATGGTGCAGATGGTAAAGGTATGCCTTACGTTGGTCCAAATATTGTAGAATATGACGATGCAATTGTAACTACTGTTTTAGAGAATGGGAAAAAAGGTTCTATTGGAATGATGC
- a CDS encoding cytochrome c oxidase, cbb3-type, CcoQ subunit — protein MDQETLLTIQGYAKFFLILIVFIVFYSYAYSMYKRQKKGERDFEKYSNLVHDDAIESDPLEDRKKDKENIEKEK, from the coding sequence ATGGATCAAGAAACTCTATTGACAATTCAAGGTTATGCAAAGTTTTTTTTAATCTTGATAGTATTCATTGTATTTTATTCTTATGCTTATTCAATGTATAAAAGGCAAAAAAAGGGTGAAAGAGATTTTGAAAAATATTCAAATTTAGTTCATGATGATGCAATAGAATCTGATCCTCTCGAAGATAGAAAGAAAGATAAAGAGAATATAGAGAAGGAGAAATAA
- the ccoO gene encoding cytochrome-c oxidase, cbb3-type subunit II — translation MFHWFEQRPFFFAVLVFIFVAFAGIIEVIPDFAKQSRPTVGTKPYTLLELAGRQVYIKDSCNACHSQLIRPFKSETDRYGMYSLSGEYAYDRPFLWGSKRTGPDLMRVGNYRTTDWHENHMMDPESVVPGSIMPAYPHQFTNIADLDTAYAEAYTVKTVFKTPYDVDIDGDGKIDVELGDYETAIAKAKEDAKAIAADMKNQAVKDAVANGQVPEIVALIAYLNSLK, via the coding sequence TTGCATTCGCAGGTATTATTGAAGTAATTCCTGATTTTGCTAAACAATCAAGACCTACTGTTGGTACGAAACCGTACACTTTACTTGAGTTAGCAGGTAGACAAGTTTATATTAAAGATTCTTGTAATGCTTGTCACTCACAGTTAATTAGACCATTTAAATCTGAAACAGATAGATATGGTATGTACTCATTATCTGGTGAATATGCTTATGATAGACCATTTTTATGGGGATCAAAAAGAACAGGTCCAGATTTAATGAGAGTTGGAAATTATAGAACAACTGATTGGCATGAAAATCATATGATGGATCCTGAGTCAGTAGTACCAGGTTCAATTATGCCAGCATATCCTCATCAGTTTACAAATATTGCTGATTTAGATACTGCATATGCTGAAGCGTATACTGTTAAAACAGTATTTAAAACTCCATATGATGTAGATATTGATGGTGATGGGAAAATTGATGTTGAGCTAGGTGATTATGAAACTGCAATTGCAAAAGCAAAAGAAGATGCAAAAGCTATTGCTGCTGATATGAAAAACCAAGCTGTTAAAGATGCCGTAGCAAACGGTCAAGTTCCTGAAATTGTTGCATTAATTGCATATTTAAATTCTTTAAAATAA